A window of the Brassica oleracea var. oleracea cultivar TO1000 chromosome C1, BOL, whole genome shotgun sequence genome harbors these coding sequences:
- the LOC106306172 gene encoding anaphase-promoting complex subunit 8, which produces MVSKESCRNEIRAAIRQLSDRCLYSAAKWAGEQLVGIEQDSSNFTPSNTRFQRGSSSIRRRFSTNESISTPQPSVGFSQPPATPLPQEDEVIDGDLYLLAKSYFDCREYRRASHVLRDQMSKKSVFLRCYALYLAGEKRKEEEMVGLEGPLGKSDAINRELVSLERELSALKRTGAIDSFGLYLYGVVLKEKGNESLARASLVESVNSYPWNWSAWSELQSLCTSIEILNSLNLNNHWMKEFFLGSAYQELRMHSESLAKYEYLQGIFSFSNYIQAQTAKAQYSLREFDQVEIMFEDLLRNDPYRVEDMDLYSNVLYAKEACAALSYLAHKVFLTDKYRPESCCIVGNYYSLKGQHEKAVMYFRRALKLNKKYLSAWTLMGHEYVEMKNTSAAIDAYRRAVDVNPCDYRAWYGLGQAYEMMGMPFYALHYFRKSIFFLPNDSRLWIAMAKCYQSEQLHMLEEAIKCYKRAVNCGDTEGIALNQLAKLHQKLGRNEEAAFYFEKDLERMDAEGLEGPNMFEALVFLATHLKTNKKFDEAEVYCTRLLDYSGPEKEKAKSLLRGIRMAQTGFPSMDMEHFPL; this is translated from the exons ATGGTCTCGAAAGAGAGTTGTCGCAACGAGATCCGTGCGGCTATTCGACAGCTTAGTGACCGTTGTCTATACTCGGCCGCTAAATG GGCAGGAGAGCAGCTTGTGGGGATAGAGCAAGACTCATCTAACTTTACACCTTCCAATACGAGGTTCCAGCGAGGAAGCTCTAGCATCCGGAGAAGGTTCAGCACCAATGAATCCATTTCAACACCACAACCTTCCGTTGGCTTCTCTCAACCACCAGCTACTCCTCTACCCCAAGAAGACGAAGTGATTGATGGTGACCTTTACCTTTTAGCCAAGTCCTACTTCGATTGTCGAGAGTACAGGCGGGCTTCACATGTCCTTCGTGATCAGATGAGCAAGAAATCTGTTTTCTTGCGTTGCTATGCCCTTTATCTG GCTGGAGAGAAAAGAAAAGAGGAAGAAATGGTAGGACTTGAAGGCCCCTTGGGCAAGAGTGATGCCATAAACCGTGAGCTGGTATCTTTGGAGAGGGAACTGTCAGCCCTGAAGAGGACTGGAGCGATTGATTCTTTTGGATTATACTTGTATGGTGTGGTTCTTAAAGAAAAAGGGAATGAAAGTCTTGCCCGTGCCAGCCTCGTGGAGTCTGTGAACAGCTATCCATGGAACTGGAGTGCCTGGTCTGAGCTTCAGTCTCTGTGTACGTCGATCGAAATCTTGAACAGCCTTAATCTGAACAATCACTGGATGAAGGAGTTTTTTCTAGGCAGTGCTTATCAAGAACTCAGAATGCACAGTGAGTCCTTGGCCAAGTACGAATACCTGCAAGGCATTTTCAGTTTCAGCAATTACATCCAAGCTCAAACTGCAAAAGCTCAGTATAGCCTTAGGGAGTTTGACCAGGTTGAAATCATGTTCGAAGACCTTCTGAGAAATGACCCCTATCGTGTGGAAGATATGGACTTGTATTCCAATGTTCTGTATGCAAAAGAGGCATGCGCTGCACTGAGTTACCTTGCACACAAGGTGTTTTTGACTGATAAATACAGACCTGAGTCTTGCTGCATCGTTGGCAATTACTACAGTTTAAAGGGGCAGCATGAGAAAGCAGTAATGTACTTCCGAAGAGCTTTGAAGCTGAACAAGAAGTACTTGTCTGCGTGGACTCTTATGGGCCATGAATACGTTGAGATGAAGAACACTTCTGCTGCCATTGATGCATATCGAAGAGCTGTTGATGTAAACCCTTGTGATTACCGAGCTTGGTATGGGTTAGGACAAGCGTATGAGATGATGGGGATGCCTTTCTATGCGCTCCACTATTTCCGCAAATCCATATTCTTTCTTCCGAACGATTCTAGGTTGTGGATAGCGATGGCTAAATGTTATCAGAGCGAACAGCTTCACATGCTAGAAGAAGCCATCAAGTGTTACAAAAGAGCTGTGAACTGTGGTGACACGGAAGGAATAGCTCTTAACCAGCTGGCGAAGCTTCACCAGAAGCTTGGACGTAATGAAGAAGCTGCATTTTACTTCGAGAAGGATTTAGAGAGAATGGATGCTGAAGGATTAGAAGGACCTAACATGTTTGAGGCTTTGGTTTTCCTTGCTACACATTTGAAGACCAACAAGAAGTTTGACGAAGCAGAAGTGTATTGCACTCGTCTTCTCGATTACAGTGGCCCT GAGAAAGAAAAGGCAAAGAGCTTACTGAGAGGGATCAGAATGGCGCAAACAGGTTTTCCTTCGATGGATATGGAGCATTTTCCTCTTTAG